From the Rhodoferax mekongensis genome, one window contains:
- the lplT gene encoding lysophospholipid transporter LplT, with protein MKRGFFTIMSAQFFSSLADNALFVGAVQLLRSSGSPEWQQAALVPMFALFYVVLAPFVGAFADALPKGKVMLISNSIKIVGCLLMLFGTHPLMAYAIVGLGAAAYSPAKYGILTELLPASQLVKANGWIEGLTIASIILGVLLGGQLVGPMISGALLSLDFPLIDTSIDTAPEAAISVLIFVYLIAAWFNTRIPETGVSMRPMPKNLLSLLPDFWTCNSKLWKDKLGQISLGTTTLFWGVSGNLRYIVLAWAAAALGYNVTQASALVGVVAIGTAVGAVVASLRMRLEHAVNVIPLGIAMGLLVILLNFISNVWVAAPFLILLGGLGGFLVVPMNALLQHRGHNLMGAGRSIAVQNFNEQACILGLGGFYALSTSLGLSAFGAISAFGMVVAGFMWLIKRWHERNCREHPAVVNHLLDIARNDNLHG; from the coding sequence ATGAAACGCGGCTTCTTCACCATCATGTCAGCGCAGTTCTTCAGCTCGCTGGCCGACAACGCCTTGTTTGTGGGAGCCGTCCAGCTATTGCGTAGTTCCGGTTCCCCGGAGTGGCAGCAAGCTGCGCTGGTCCCCATGTTTGCCTTGTTTTACGTCGTTTTGGCTCCTTTTGTGGGTGCTTTTGCGGACGCCCTGCCTAAAGGCAAAGTCATGCTGATCAGCAACAGCATCAAGATCGTGGGCTGCCTGTTGATGCTTTTTGGCACCCATCCACTCATGGCCTACGCCATCGTGGGTCTGGGTGCTGCAGCCTACTCGCCGGCCAAGTACGGCATCCTGACCGAGCTGCTGCCCGCCTCCCAACTGGTCAAGGCCAATGGATGGATTGAAGGGCTGACGATCGCGTCCATCATTCTGGGCGTCTTGCTGGGTGGACAACTGGTGGGCCCAATGATTTCGGGCGCGCTGCTGTCATTGGACTTTCCATTGATAGACACCAGCATTGACACCGCACCGGAAGCGGCCATCAGTGTGCTGATTTTTGTCTACCTGATAGCCGCCTGGTTCAATACCCGCATCCCTGAAACCGGCGTGAGCATGCGGCCCATGCCCAAGAACCTGCTGAGCCTGTTGCCGGACTTCTGGACTTGCAACAGCAAGCTCTGGAAAGACAAGCTGGGGCAGATTTCCTTGGGGACGACCACGCTGTTCTGGGGCGTGAGCGGCAACCTGCGCTACATCGTGCTGGCCTGGGCGGCGGCAGCCTTGGGCTACAACGTTACCCAAGCCTCCGCGCTGGTGGGAGTGGTAGCCATAGGCACTGCCGTCGGTGCGGTGGTGGCCTCTTTGCGGATGCGGCTCGAACATGCGGTGAACGTGATCCCCCTGGGCATCGCCATGGGCCTGCTGGTGATCTTGCTGAACTTCATCAGCAACGTCTGGGTGGCCGCTCCGTTCTTGATTCTGCTGGGTGGCCTGGGCGGCTTTTTGGTGGTTCCCATGAATGCCTTGCTGCAGCACCGGGGCCACAATCTGATGGGTGCCGGTCGGTCTATCGCGGTACAGAACTTCAATGAGCAGGCGTGCATCCTCGGCCTGGGCGGGTTCTACGCCTTGTCGACCAGCCTGGGCCTCTCAGCATTTGGCGCCATCAGCGCGTTCGGCATGGTGGTGGCCGGCTTTATGTGGCTCATCAAACGCTGGCATGAGCGCAATTGCCGCGAGCACCCAGCAGTGGTGAACCATTTGCTGGACATCGCACGCAACGACAACCTGCACGGCTGA
- a CDS encoding GGDEF domain-containing protein, with amino-acid sequence MEPSQGIAGFLARWRASQEANRQVQGEATMESLRRFRAVACFTAPLHAILALLFAAYSPPAAHPELAQWARALVGAQLAAFVGVVIAGLLTHALLRRRQRANAAAIALQIAVSGLYLYFGAHVTLIDLVFNAGAGLASYLMICIMFGVLSLTRPAISVPVFGMTYLVFAYMLEHAPVNPMQRTSLHVIAAVAPALALVTAWMNWSQYAKSVLLRRQLKRSNEALVVQQQELAFLADHDALTGLYNRREFIRLAQMELLRATRVPCETAVIMVDLDFFKKINDRYGHPGGDAVLKATAACLNQALRATDTPARLGGEEFIVLLPATGREGALQVANKLRDAVRSTTIEFDGGRIAITASFGVSSVAAHANATVDAIYAAADRALYVAKQLGRDRVEYADPEASEFKPES; translated from the coding sequence GTGGAACCATCACAAGGGATTGCCGGATTTCTCGCCCGCTGGCGCGCCTCGCAAGAAGCCAACCGACAGGTGCAGGGCGAGGCCACCATGGAGTCGCTGCGTCGCTTCCGTGCAGTTGCATGTTTTACTGCGCCTTTGCACGCCATCCTTGCGCTGTTGTTTGCGGCCTACTCGCCACCCGCCGCGCATCCTGAATTGGCGCAATGGGCCCGCGCCCTGGTCGGTGCCCAACTGGCTGCATTTGTGGGTGTGGTGATTGCCGGTTTGCTGACACATGCGCTGTTGCGCCGGCGGCAGCGCGCCAATGCTGCCGCGATAGCGCTGCAGATTGCGGTATCAGGTTTGTACCTTTACTTCGGCGCCCATGTCACCTTGATTGACCTGGTGTTCAACGCCGGGGCCGGGCTGGCCAGCTACCTCATGATTTGCATCATGTTCGGTGTTCTCTCGCTGACGCGGCCAGCCATTTCCGTACCCGTATTCGGCATGACCTACCTGGTATTCGCCTACATGTTGGAGCATGCACCGGTGAACCCCATGCAGCGCACCAGCTTGCACGTCATTGCCGCGGTAGCACCGGCTTTGGCTTTGGTGACGGCGTGGATGAACTGGTCGCAATATGCCAAGTCTGTACTGCTGCGCCGACAACTCAAGCGCAGTAACGAAGCCCTGGTGGTCCAGCAGCAGGAGCTGGCTTTTCTGGCCGACCACGACGCCCTCACCGGGCTCTACAACCGACGCGAGTTCATCCGTCTGGCGCAGATGGAGCTCCTGCGCGCCACGCGTGTGCCTTGTGAAACCGCCGTGATCATGGTCGACCTGGATTTTTTCAAGAAAATCAACGATCGCTACGGCCACCCCGGAGGCGATGCCGTGCTCAAGGCCACTGCTGCCTGCCTGAACCAGGCATTGCGCGCCACGGATACGCCGGCCCGCTTGGGAGGTGAAGAGTTCATAGTGCTTCTGCCGGCCACGGGCCGGGAGGGCGCACTGCAGGTGGCAAACAAGCTACGGGATGCCGTGCGAAGCACCACCATTGAATTCGACGGCGGGCGCATCGCCATCACCGCAAGTTTCGGCGTCAGCAGCGTTGCTGCACATGCAAATGCCACTGTCGATGCCATTTACGCCGCCGCAGACCGGGCTTTGTATGTCGCCAAACAACTGGGGCGTGACCGTGTGGAGTACGCTGACCCGGAGGCTTCGGAGTTCAAGCCCGAGTCCTGA
- a CDS encoding HD-GYP domain-containing protein, with protein sequence MKYVPIPIAMLEVGRPLPIDIWSDTGQLLLKKGQPIVSEQHRHKLHAFNASSTPGDAMAWQRAYERMVHEMLRDGVDVQTIAKAPMPSRIREVDYVVGTPLSGGWPDLQDVLRGILYQGGLAINPLSRLDGIARTVLKLLAADADDALFRLFQMLGDNSLGYCSTHALLTAAISLLTAEKLGLDASLRRSLLDAALTQNIGMARDQDSLSRQNSAPTEWQRKLIAEHASLSADTLRNLGLEDEDTLDLVRWHHHPQSTEALPRNRMARRVLATADAFVAKMAARKTRSPLPPIAAAKSIFAGTEGDAANVGAAMATTTGFYPPGTFVLLANGDTAVVAQRGTRANAPWVVPVMDKNSMPVVQYICRDTNDPTWALVTPLNFQSVKIAVSADRVQRARSRLPKA encoded by the coding sequence ATGAAATATGTGCCCATTCCGATTGCCATGCTGGAAGTGGGCCGGCCTTTGCCTATTGATATCTGGAGCGACACCGGTCAGCTGCTCTTGAAGAAAGGGCAGCCCATTGTGTCCGAGCAGCACCGGCACAAGCTCCACGCCTTCAACGCCAGTTCCACACCCGGCGACGCCATGGCCTGGCAGCGCGCCTACGAGCGCATGGTGCACGAGATGCTGCGCGATGGTGTGGATGTGCAAACCATTGCCAAAGCGCCCATGCCCTCCCGCATCCGCGAGGTGGACTATGTAGTGGGTACCCCGCTGAGCGGCGGTTGGCCGGATTTGCAGGACGTGCTGCGCGGCATCCTTTACCAAGGTGGCTTGGCCATCAACCCGCTTTCACGGCTGGACGGCATCGCGCGCACCGTACTCAAGCTGCTGGCGGCTGATGCGGACGATGCCTTGTTTCGCCTGTTCCAGATGCTGGGTGATAACAGCCTGGGCTACTGCTCCACCCATGCGCTGCTCACTGCAGCCATCAGCCTGCTCACCGCGGAGAAACTGGGTCTGGACGCGAGCCTGCGACGCAGCCTGCTGGACGCAGCCCTGACCCAGAACATCGGCATGGCCCGCGACCAGGACAGCCTCTCCCGCCAAAACAGTGCGCCTACGGAGTGGCAGCGCAAGCTGATTGCTGAGCATGCAAGCCTGAGTGCCGACACCTTGCGCAACCTGGGGTTGGAAGACGAGGACACGCTGGATTTGGTCCGCTGGCACCACCACCCGCAGAGCACCGAGGCTTTGCCCCGCAACCGCATGGCGCGCCGCGTGCTGGCCACGGCGGACGCCTTCGTCGCCAAAATGGCGGCCCGCAAAACCCGCTCGCCCTTGCCGCCGATTGCTGCCGCCAAATCGATATTCGCAGGTACGGAGGGCGATGCAGCCAATGTGGGTGCTGCGATGGCCACCACCACGGGCTTCTACCCCCCGGGCACGTTTGTCTTGCTCGCCAATGGCGACACCGCGGTCGTCGCCCAGCGGGGCACGCGGGCCAATGCCCCCTGGGTGGTACCGGTGATGGACAAGAACAGCATGCCCGTGGTGCAGTACATCTGTCGCGACACCAACGACCCGACTTGGGCTTTGGTGACGCCCCTGAACTTCCAGTCGGTGAAGATAGCCGTCAGTGCCGACCGGGTGCAGCGCGCCCGCAGCCGGCTGCCCAAGGCCTGA
- the alr gene encoding alanine racemase, whose protein sequence is MPRPILATIHTQALRHNLEICRRAAPDARIWAVVKANAYGHGIERAFEGLRGADGIALLDLEEAQRVRNLGWRGPILLLEGVFEQRDLELCSRLGLWHTVHCQEQIDMLAIHKTNEPHRVFLKVNSGMNRLGFQPEQVRSAWTRLNALPQVDEISLMTHFSDADGPKGIAGQMAVFKQATDDLPGERTVSNSAATLRHSGPGLVSDWVRAGIATYGSAPDYPEHDIAHWGLQPTMTLAAKIIATRALSAGNTVGYGSTFVADKPMRIGVVACGYADGYPRICPTGTPVLINGVRSRVVGRVSMDMITVDLDPVPQAGMGSEVTLWGRAANGAVLPIDEIAAAAGTVGYELMCALAQRVPVVVAD, encoded by the coding sequence ATGCCACGTCCCATACTAGCCACGATCCACACCCAGGCCCTGCGCCACAACCTGGAAATCTGCCGCCGCGCCGCGCCGGATGCCCGCATCTGGGCCGTGGTCAAAGCCAACGCCTATGGCCATGGCATCGAGCGTGCGTTCGAGGGCTTGCGGGGTGCCGACGGCATTGCGCTGCTGGACCTGGAGGAAGCCCAGCGGGTGCGCAACCTGGGCTGGCGCGGGCCCATCCTGTTGCTCGAGGGCGTGTTTGAACAACGCGACCTGGAGTTGTGCTCCCGCCTGGGGCTGTGGCACACGGTGCACTGCCAGGAGCAGATCGACATGCTGGCCATCCACAAAACCAACGAGCCACACCGGGTGTTCCTCAAGGTCAACTCCGGCATGAACCGTCTGGGCTTCCAGCCGGAGCAGGTGCGCTCGGCCTGGACCCGCCTGAATGCGCTGCCCCAGGTGGACGAAATTTCGCTCATGACCCACTTCAGCGACGCCGACGGCCCCAAAGGCATTGCCGGCCAGATGGCCGTGTTCAAGCAGGCCACTGACGACCTGCCCGGTGAGCGCACCGTCAGCAACAGCGCGGCCACCCTGCGCCATTCCGGCCCCGGCCTGGTGTCAGACTGGGTGCGTGCCGGCATTGCCACGTATGGCAGTGCGCCGGACTACCCGGAGCATGACATTGCCCACTGGGGCCTGCAGCCCACCATGACACTTGCTGCAAAAATCATAGCTACCCGCGCACTGTCTGCGGGCAACACAGTGGGATATGGTTCCACATTTGTTGCCGACAAACCCATGCGCATCGGCGTGGTGGCTTGTGGATATGCCGACGGCTACCCCCGCATCTGCCCGACCGGCACGCCGGTGCTGATCAACGGTGTGCGCAGCCGCGTGGTGGGCCGCGTCAGCATGGACATGATTACCGTCGACCTCGACCCGGTGCCTCAGGCCGGCATGGGCTCCGAAGTCACGTTGTGGGGGCGCGCGGCCAACGGTGCGGTACTGCCGATTGACGAAATTGCCGCGGCGGCCGGCACCGTGGGCTATGAACTGATGTGTGCACTCGCGCAACGGGTACCGGTGGTCGTGGCAGACTAG
- a CDS encoding cation-translocating P-type ATPase, giving the protein MAPTADSTAHQGLSSAQAAELLATHGPNALPGTGARRWTAIARETLTEPMFLLLLGAAVFYGLLGDWQEGGILLGLVVMVVALTLYQEGKTEHAMQALRQLASPQAQVLRDGKAQAVPGSTVVPGDVLVLAEGDRVAADAALLSGSDVMADESMLSGESVPVEKAASGGDAALFGGTLLVRGHGLARVEQTGAASAMGRIGSALDGLGPEDSPLKQQTTVLVQRLAVVAGVASLLLILASGLMHGNWTAALLSGIALAMALLPQEFTVILTVLPALGAWRLAKQQVLTRRLAAIETLGATSVLCVDKTGTLTENRMRVAALLAYGGTAADQILALPDGEPHALPEAFHRVAEYAILASVEEPFDPMEQAFHRLGAQTLQDTEHLHRDWTLVREYGLSPQLRAMSHVWTADDGDAHIVAAKGAPEAVYDLCHLPPAELARAQAAAAALADQGLRVLGVASSRVPGAAGTITLPGQEHDFDFTLLGLIGLEDPLRLGIADSVAECLQAGIRVVMITGDHTGTATAIAKHAGILTATTGPGNTAAHEVLSGDDIDTLDDAALRERMRHTRVCARVAPVQKLRIVQALQAEEQIVAMTGDGVNDAPALKAAHVGIAMGQRGTDVARESAALVLLDDNFASITAAVRLGRRIFDNVRKSMAYVLAVHVPIAGMALLPVLLGWPTALLPLHIAFLELVIDPACSMVFENEPAEQNGMQQPPRDVKAALLDRSTLWQALAQGVVGLMAIMGAMAWGLAHASPEHARTLAFATLLLVNLSLIFMNRSAQLNPRAWLLRPNGVLWGVCAVALGVLLAMVYVPWIRQLAAFAALNTEQWAVCAGLVALTLLACAGLKWAGRQDPNLAGA; this is encoded by the coding sequence ATGGCCCCCACTGCCGACAGCACTGCCCACCAAGGCCTGAGCAGCGCACAAGCCGCCGAGTTGCTGGCCACCCACGGCCCTAACGCCCTGCCCGGAACCGGCGCACGGCGCTGGACCGCCATCGCCCGCGAAACGCTCACCGAGCCGATGTTCCTGCTACTGCTGGGGGCTGCCGTGTTCTACGGCCTGCTGGGCGACTGGCAGGAGGGCGGCATTCTGCTCGGGCTGGTGGTGATGGTGGTGGCGCTCACGCTCTACCAAGAGGGCAAAACCGAACACGCCATGCAGGCCCTGCGCCAACTCGCCAGCCCGCAGGCCCAGGTGCTGCGCGACGGCAAAGCCCAAGCCGTACCGGGCAGCACGGTGGTGCCCGGCGATGTGCTGGTGCTGGCCGAGGGCGACCGGGTGGCCGCGGATGCCGCGCTCTTGAGCGGCAGCGATGTGATGGCGGACGAGTCCATGCTCAGCGGCGAATCGGTGCCCGTTGAAAAGGCCGCCAGCGGGGGCGACGCCGCCCTCTTCGGCGGCACCCTGCTGGTGCGCGGCCACGGGCTGGCGCGGGTGGAACAGACCGGCGCGGCGTCGGCCATGGGGCGCATCGGCAGCGCCTTGGACGGCTTGGGCCCGGAAGACTCTCCGCTCAAGCAGCAAACAACCGTGCTGGTCCAACGCCTGGCGGTGGTGGCCGGTGTTGCCAGCTTGCTGCTGATATTGGCCAGCGGGCTGATGCACGGCAACTGGACAGCCGCACTGCTCTCGGGGATCGCGCTGGCCATGGCCTTGCTGCCGCAGGAGTTCACCGTCATCCTCACCGTGCTGCCAGCATTGGGTGCCTGGCGGCTTGCCAAGCAGCAGGTGCTGACCCGCCGCCTGGCCGCCATTGAAACTCTGGGGGCGACTTCGGTGCTGTGTGTGGACAAGACCGGCACCCTGACCGAAAACCGCATGCGGGTGGCCGCCTTGTTGGCCTATGGTGGCACGGCAGCAGATCAAATTCTGGCCCTCCCTGACGGCGAACCCCACGCGCTGCCGGAGGCGTTTCACCGCGTGGCCGAGTACGCCATTCTGGCCAGTGTGGAGGAGCCGTTTGACCCGATGGAACAGGCCTTCCACCGGCTGGGCGCCCAGACCCTGCAAGACACCGAGCACCTGCACCGCGACTGGACCTTGGTGCGCGAATACGGCCTGAGCCCGCAACTAAGGGCCATGTCGCATGTGTGGACGGCCGATGACGGCGATGCCCACATCGTGGCCGCCAAGGGCGCGCCCGAGGCGGTGTACGACCTTTGCCACCTGCCACCCGCCGAATTGGCCCGTGCCCAAGCGGCAGCCGCTGCATTGGCAGACCAAGGGCTGCGCGTGCTGGGTGTGGCCTCCAGCCGGGTGCCGGGTGCGGCGGGCACCATCACCCTGCCGGGGCAGGAGCACGATTTCGACTTCACCTTGCTCGGCCTCATCGGGTTGGAAGACCCGCTGCGCCTGGGTATTGCCGACTCGGTGGCGGAGTGTTTACAGGCAGGTATCCGGGTGGTGATGATCACCGGCGACCACACCGGCACGGCCACTGCCATCGCAAAACACGCGGGCATCCTCACCGCAACCACAGGGCCGGGTAACACGGCGGCCCATGAAGTGCTCAGTGGAGACGACATTGACACGCTGGACGACGCAGCCTTGCGCGAGCGCATGCGCCACACCCGGGTGTGCGCCCGGGTGGCGCCGGTGCAAAAGCTGCGCATCGTGCAGGCCTTGCAGGCCGAAGAGCAGATCGTGGCCATGACCGGCGACGGTGTGAACGACGCCCCTGCCCTCAAAGCGGCCCATGTGGGCATTGCCATGGGCCAGCGCGGTACCGATGTGGCGCGCGAATCCGCCGCGCTGGTGCTGCTGGACGACAACTTTGCGTCCATCACTGCCGCGGTGCGCTTGGGCCGGCGCATTTTCGACAACGTGCGCAAGTCCATGGCCTATGTGCTGGCGGTGCATGTGCCGATTGCCGGCATGGCGCTGCTGCCGGTACTGCTGGGTTGGCCGACCGCCTTGCTCCCTTTGCACATTGCCTTTCTGGAGCTGGTGATCGACCCGGCCTGCTCCATGGTGTTTGAAAACGAGCCCGCCGAGCAGAACGGCATGCAACAGCCCCCGCGCGATGTAAAGGCCGCTTTGCTGGACCGCAGCACGCTCTGGCAGGCATTGGCCCAGGGCGTGGTCGGCCTGATGGCGATCATGGGTGCGATGGCCTGGGGCTTGGCCCATGCCAGCCCGGAGCATGCGCGCACGCTCGCGTTTGCAACCCTGCTGCTGGTCAATCTGAGCCTGATCTTCATGAACCGCAGCGCGCAGCTGAACCCGCGCGCCTGGTTGCTGCGTCCCAATGGCGTGTTGTGGGGCGTATGTGCGGTGGCACTGGGTGTGTTGCTGGCCATGGTGTACGTACCGTGGATACGGCAATTGGCAGCTTTCGCGGCACTGAATACCGAGCAATGGGCGGTGTGCGCAGGCTTGGTAGCGCTTACCTTGCTGGCCTGCGCGGGTCTGAAATGGGCAGGCCGCCAAGACCCCAATCTGGCGGGAGCCTGA
- a CDS encoding glutathione peroxidase, with the protein MTRVYDFEAQTIQGKTVSLKEFEGKTMLIVNTASACGFTPQFAGLEELHKAYGDRGLVVLGFPCNQFGAQDSGSNDEISSFCQLNYGVSFPLMAKIEVNGSGAHPLYQWLVKEAPGLLGTKAIKWNFTKFLIGKDGQVLKRYAPTDTPASLAKDIEATLAG; encoded by the coding sequence ATGACGCGCGTTTACGACTTTGAAGCCCAGACCATCCAGGGAAAGACGGTTTCATTGAAGGAGTTCGAAGGCAAGACCATGCTGATCGTCAATACGGCCAGCGCTTGTGGTTTTACCCCGCAGTTCGCCGGGCTGGAGGAGCTGCACAAAGCCTATGGCGACCGCGGGTTGGTGGTGCTGGGCTTCCCCTGCAACCAGTTCGGCGCCCAGGATAGTGGCAGCAACGATGAAATCTCTTCGTTTTGCCAACTCAACTATGGCGTGAGTTTTCCCTTGATGGCGAAGATTGAGGTCAACGGCAGTGGGGCCCACCCCCTGTACCAGTGGCTGGTGAAAGAGGCGCCGGGTCTGTTGGGCACCAAGGCCATCAAATGGAATTTCACCAAGTTTCTGATCGGCAAAGACGGGCAGGTCCTCAAGCGCTATGCGCCGACGGACACACCCGCCAGCCTGGCCAAGGATATCGAGGCAACACTCGCCGGTTGA